The Larimichthys crocea isolate SSNF chromosome II, L_crocea_2.0, whole genome shotgun sequence genome segment cctgcaggctgcagctgaCATGACTGAACAGGGATCAGATCGTTCAGGCTCCGTCATGTTTGTCCTGGACTGACAGCAGGCTGGAAACTGCACCGACTGCAAACAGCTCGCAGGGACCGCttcactcctccacctccacctccacctccacctccacctccacaccttcaacacTCCAAATCTAGTCTGTCGTGTCTTCTAAAgaactttaaaatatttagtgACTACAAATATCACAATGTAAAGatacaagctgcagttcctctaacgtccacttgaggctggctccagaagtgagtcagtctccataagtccccatgtccaaatgtccaacttcacagcagaaataaacatgtttacagcctggtacaaaaaactgttttggtctctgtagctaatttccccgttcatgacaactgtactgagggtgacaGACCGCCATCGGTCAACACCCCGTTAGTTTCCTGTTCTGGTCTCTGAGCGGACGCGaagctttaaaatattaaattctcACTTCTTCCTCTCGACCTCTCAGATTCATCTTAGGACCTATCAGGGGGTCTCCACCCCCATGTTAAGAACCACTGTTGTCATGGGTGGAGCTCATTTGAAGTGATGTGCAGTAACCAAGTTTAAAGGATCATGAAGGAGACGTCCAGCTGTGTACTCCGGTCCTCTACTCAACTAAAGTACCCGGGACTGTGGAAAAATACTCGAGTACTGCATTCAAAAACCTAAATGTACACTCTAAATATACTTCACCCAGTGTTAGAAGTACTCCCATTGTATAAGAAGAACGCAGATACTCCTGCATGTAGCTGAATTTACTCACATTGATGCATGTTACTGTTTGATACCTGATTTATTCTGTGACTCAGCTGCATGTTTGATCTCTGACaatgataaattaataaatgtgcTGCAGGATGTTCAAGTGGCATAATTTggttcagtacttgagtaaatgtactcagttactcTGGAAGCTCGGTGACCTTTAACCTCACTAAAAATACCTGTGAGCCCGCCTCCGCCCGACGCCGTCCGTCCACCCGCCGAAGAAACCAGCAGAGATACAAAGTACAactcacaaaataaaagtccggTTTATTGTCAAACAACAAACTTCGCACATACATCAAAACAGGCcgtcataaaacaaaaagtcgctgacaagaacaaaaaaaggaaaaagaaaagaggctcTTTTCTTTGGCCTTACCCTCCCATACAAACAAACTAGTTATGGTACAGCTAAAGTACATACATTAAATTTACTGGAATGCTCTGAGTTCAACGGCTTAAGAGGTTCATGTTTACTGTTTGTACACGGTGTGTGTACACGGTGTGTGTACACGGTGTGTGTACACGGTGTGTGTTCCCTAGAATCTGTCGGATATCGTAACATGGTCAACCAAGTAAAATCTTTCGTTAAAGAAGCACCGATTTGGTCTGACGAGATCGCTGCCGGGAGAAACTTCCCCTTCTTAACAAtatgtacaaaaatataaaatgtaaataaaaatacaaacaaattcTCCGTTGGTGTTGTTGTTAAAGAGAAGCCGGATTTCTGCGTCTGTGGCGAGTTCCTCTAGAAAATTTGTTTAGCAGTTTGGAGGGGagatcggtgtgtgtgtgtgtgtgtgtgtgtttgttgaacTCTACTTGCTAATGACCATGttggattttttattattatttttcctttaatcagtcctccagctcctccacctgtgacgtagaaaaggtcagaggtgaagAACCAGGAAGTGTTTCAGCAGGATGGCGTGGGGGAAACGCATCAATCGTCGTCGTCGGTTTTCTGCTTCTTGGTTTCGACGTCgtcctgaaggaagaggaaggacaaACGTTAGTCAGGACATCGCCACGCCGTGATTGGCCGCTCGGCGGTGGAGGTCGGGTTTCGCCGACTCACCTCGTCGTCGTCCTCGTCGTCCTCAGCTGCCCGTTTTGTGCCGCCCTCGATctcgtcgtcgtcgtcctcctcgtcttcctcctcgcCTGCAGGTGAAGCAGACCAATGAGGCGGCTGCACTTCTTTCAGACAGGTGGAGCAAACTCACCAAACAAACTCTAGCTACCTTCTCCGTCatcttcctcgtcctcctcatccacctcctcgtcctcttcgtCGTCTACGTCGGGCTCGCCGTTCTCCTCGTTCTCCTGGAAcgccaaaatgaaaaaagtttaaGTGTCGCCGCGCTGAGAAAAGGTGGAGAAGCTACGAGGCGGCGCGTGGCGGTGGGGCGGAGCCAAGGCGATGGAGGTTACCTTGCCATTGGTGGCGGCGTCTTTGCcgttctccttctcctccaccagcttcttctccttcaggtCCTGACggggaaagagaaaaacaaacgtCAGGTGAAGCTACCTGCACTTCTACCTAATGGCCTAGTTAGTGCAGCCCCGGTGCATTGTGGGAGCTGCCTGCCTATTTAAACATATCGGCCTCTGCAgatcctcccccctcctccccctcctccccctcccactCCATCCCCTCTAATGTGTTGTAATCTGATACTTTGATGTGGCCCCCGGGGCACTCTGGGTATTGTAGTCTTCCACTGGCTGCCGTCGCCGCCATATGTCACGAGACACGCCCGGGAGAGGCACTGCAATACCCAGGATGCACCGCTCCGTTTAAAATAACACAGGAGGgcgcaggaggaggaggaggggggaggtggtgatggaggaggaggaggaggaggaggagatgcacGCTGCTGCTGGCCGCGGTAACACAGGCTGGAAGGACAATAGAAGACGACACATGGCACGCGAGGAGAGCGAAACGCAGGCGGCGCTGCGGGGCCGGAGCCCGCAAacgcgcgcgcgcacgcacacacacacacacacacacacacacacacacacacacacacacacacacacaggttcccCGTTCTCTTTCTGCTCCCCGCTTTGACCGGAAAACCGCCCGCCGAGCCTATTTTTAGCGCTCCGCCGTTCACAGCCTGTTGTCCCGCTGCACGCACGCACGCCCCGCACACCGACACAGTTATTGATTAATTGCTTTACATAATCTCATTGGTTAAAATCCATTAAGCGGTTTAGCAGCTCCTtggcgcgcgcgcacacacggTGCGTAAAAACGCGCTTGTGCGTAAAAATGCTCCACAAACTATAAATAGTGCGTGAACACGCACTTTAGGATTATCTGCGTTAATACCACGCACCGACTTCTCCCTGCGCCTCCTCCATATGTCCGTGTGTTACGGAGCTGCGCGGCTCGCGGTGCTCCGGGTCCCCGCTGCTGTGCGGAGgagaccccccccctcctcctccccccgcGGGGGCTATTAAAGTTTTTACCCAATCTGATCCAAAGTCCAACTGGACGGAAATTAACGTCCAGAGAAGCGCCGAGGCTCCGGAGCCCGAACGGTGACGGTCACAAAGAAGCAGCACCGTCACATCACACCTCCACCGCCCGGTCACACCGACAGAGAGACGGCTGcacgagagagaaagaaaaggaaacttTCCCCTGAGACGAGCGCGCTCCAAACACGGCGGAGAAAAGCGGAAGCCGCGGCTCGGTGAGTGCGCACGGAGGCTCTCCGGTGAACGGGAGGCTGAACAAACGGAGCCCGCACACGCAGCAGCAGACCTTCCTGCTGTCGGTAAACAAACCGGACAGGCCGCCGTTacctttaaacaaacaaacgagaATTCACGCGCAGCCCTGAAAGTTGACATCGGTGTCATTCACGCGCCGCCCGCCCGCCTCCGTGCTCCATTCAAACGGACCGAGCCCGCCGCGCGGAGCCGGGCTGAGAGCTCCGAGGCGCCTCactcctctgcagcagctcccCGTGAATAAAGCCCGGTGCGATGTGAACGGTTCCGTTCGGCTCTCCTGGAACAAACAGGCGCGTCGACCGAGCGGAGAAGCGCGCGGCGCGTAAAGCGCCACAAAAAGAAGAAGCGTGAAGTGCGTGAAGAGCGGGAGCTGTTCGGTCCGGACTCGGTGTGCGTGTTTGAGCGAGGAGAACCGAGCCGCTTGTATAAACAAAGAACCCGCGCAGACTGCTCGGTCTCCCGGACAATGAGGCGCGGGGCTGCGCGTGCTGCGGCGCTCGGACCCCCGCTCCATCTCGGTCGTTCCTCCATCAGACTTCAGAGAACCGGCGCACACACCGGCTCCGGTTTTTATTCTGCTCCCGGTTCACGGCACACTCCAGAGTCCAAACGAGCGCGAGGCGACGGCGGGGgtttaaaaccaaacaaaaaaatctaggCTAGAGTCTCATCCTGCTCCGCGCGCACAGCGCAGCGGCTCCGGGAGGGCGCGTGCGGACGGCTTACCTTGGCAGAGATGTCCGAGCCGGAGTCGACCTGCGTGTCTGCCATTGTTAGGAGGAAAATAAAGGACGGCTCAAATGAAAGGTTGAAGAACGTAAAtcctcggctcggctcggctcggttcgGATCAATCACTGTTATATTGTGCCAGTGGCCAGCGCTGCTCACGGCCGAGCCTTTAATATAGGCTGGGGGGCGGGGCCCGGAGGAGGTCGGccggctgtgattggctgcggCCTGCACAGAGGTGTTCTTTTGGCGCGTTGGAGTGGAACAATGGCTGGAGTTTCTTAAGCCCGgaggccacgccccctcctGTCCGCCGCGCGTCCTTTCTccgaaaaaacaacaaaccggCCGATTAAACTCGACGAAACGGAGCCGGTGCTCCCGCCCCGGAGCCCCTGCCACACCGTGACACCGACCAAACCCACGTTTACAACCGAATCACGCGCCGAACCCACCGAACAGGCAGCAGCGCTTCGGTTGACGTAGTGTcacattttgattgattgatgttcATCTGGTCGAGTCAAGCGGCGACTACGGAGCCGTTCTCCCGCCCACC includes the following:
- the ptmab gene encoding prothymosin alpha-B, with the protein product MADTQVDSGSDISAKDLKEKKLVEEKENGKDAATNGKENEENGEPDVDDEEDEEVDEEDEEDDGEGEEEDEEDDDDEIEGGTKRAAEDDEDDDEDDVETKKQKTDDDD